Proteins encoded in a region of the Candidatus Cloacimonadaceae bacterium genome:
- a CDS encoding SoxR reducing system RseC family protein, with product MEEHHIEDSGTVVSVHGTHVRVEVVRGAGCKSCSMRGFCFRKNVPAVFDLETELDLKAGDRVELEISPGARVLSALLIFGVPLFFLFGGFLISAHWLIELPSIGIAFLAMALSFFIIRYCDRNVAGSIKVRIGRKI from the coding sequence ATGGAAGAGCACCACATCGAAGATTCCGGAACGGTCGTTTCAGTCCACGGAACCCACGTGCGCGTGGAAGTTGTGCGTGGAGCGGGATGCAAATCCTGCAGCATGCGCGGATTTTGTTTCAGAAAAAACGTTCCTGCCGTTTTTGACCTTGAAACTGAGCTGGATCTCAAAGCCGGTGATAGGGTGGAGCTGGAGATATCTCCCGGCGCAAGAGTGCTTTCAGCGCTTTTGATCTTTGGTGTTCCGCTGTTCTTTCTCTTTGGAGGATTCCTGATTTCTGCGCATTGGCTGATAGAATTGCCCTCGATCGGCATTGCTTTTCTTGCAATGGCGCTTAGTTTTTTTATCATCAGATATTGCGACCGCAACGTTGCGGGTAGCATCAAGGTACGAATAGGACGTAAAATATGA
- the folK gene encoding 2-amino-4-hydroxy-6-hydroxymethyldihydropteridine diphosphokinase yields the protein MIAYLCLGSNLADPSKQIQIAVEQIEAVQDIFILRKSGLIETEPYGITDQPMFFNQILEIKTSLAPDALLNRLLDIESQMGRIRDNRWGARIIDIDILLYDDLVINSETLTLPHPDFHYRTFALKLLCKLIPDKIHPILKKSYAEMLGMLEDKEN from the coding sequence ATGATCGCCTATTTATGTCTCGGCTCCAATCTTGCCGATCCCTCCAAACAGATACAAATAGCTGTTGAGCAGATCGAAGCTGTGCAGGATATTTTTATCCTCAGAAAATCTGGACTAATCGAGACAGAGCCATACGGTATCACAGATCAACCGATGTTTTTCAATCAGATATTGGAGATCAAGACCAGCCTGGCACCCGATGCTTTGCTCAATCGCTTGCTTGATATCGAAAGCCAAATGGGCAGAATTCGCGATAACCGCTGGGGGGCGCGCATCATAGATATAGACATCCTGCTCTATGATGATCTTGTCATAAATAGCGAGACACTCACGCTTCCGCATCCGGACTTTCACTATCGCACCTTCGCCCTGAAATTATTATGCAAATTGATCCCCGATAAAATACATCCGATTTTGAAGAAAAGCTATGCCGAGATGCTTGGCATGCTTGAAGATAAGGAGAACTGA
- a CDS encoding sugar phosphate nucleotidyltransferase, whose protein sequence is MKALAAIILAAGKGTRMKSDRAKVTFPIAGKPMIQRVVDSALKLDCQSVCVVVGYQMDSVVACLEDDDRIDFVEQSEQLGTGHAVLMAEQILKDFEGDVLILCGDVPLLSYETLQQLHAEHVATAASCTVLTAFLDDPGKYGRILRDPDGKISGIVEFKDATAAQRAIQEWNTGIYCYDAKELFSALKLTSNQNQQGEYYLTDTLHILHGQCKKVVSVVLKDLTEVSGVNSQQQLAELEDAFIAKVREHWLNNGVVMHNPATIYIDDTVVLQPDVEIGQNTIIKGGSMVDRGAFIGSNCYIDHSKISSESILEGYNILVYAHIPEHHIVELGETYIEEEIFEG, encoded by the coding sequence ATGAAAGCCCTTGCAGCGATCATACTTGCCGCCGGAAAGGGAACCAGAATGAAATCCGACCGCGCCAAAGTGACCTTCCCCATTGCCGGAAAACCAATGATTCAAAGAGTTGTGGACAGCGCCCTCAAGCTGGATTGCCAAAGCGTCTGCGTGGTCGTCGGCTATCAAATGGACAGCGTCGTTGCCTGCCTTGAAGACGACGACCGTATCGATTTTGTCGAACAAAGCGAACAGCTCGGCACCGGACATGCCGTTCTGATGGCGGAGCAGATTCTGAAAGACTTTGAAGGCGATGTGTTGATCCTCTGCGGAGACGTTCCGCTGCTCAGCTATGAAACTCTGCAACAGCTTCATGCCGAACACGTTGCGACAGCGGCTTCATGCACTGTCTTGACCGCTTTTTTGGATGATCCGGGGAAATATGGCAGAATCCTGCGCGATCCAGATGGCAAGATCAGCGGCATCGTGGAATTCAAAGACGCCACCGCTGCGCAAAGAGCGATCCAAGAATGGAACACCGGCATCTATTGCTACGATGCCAAAGAGCTGTTTTCCGCCCTGAAACTGACCTCAAATCAGAATCAGCAGGGAGAATACTACCTCACGGACACCTTGCACATCCTGCATGGACAGTGTAAAAAGGTCGTTTCCGTCGTGCTCAAAGACCTCACCGAGGTTTCCGGCGTCAATTCACAACAGCAATTAGCGGAACTTGAAGACGCCTTCATCGCCAAGGTTCGCGAGCATTGGCTAAATAACGGGGTCGTCATGCATAACCCCGCCACGATCTATATCGACGACACCGTCGTCCTCCAGCCGGACGTCGAGATCGGGCAAAACACCATCATCAAAGGAGGCAGCATGGTCGATAGAGGTGCTTTCATCGGTTCGAACTGCTATATCGACCACAGCAAGATCAGCTCCGAGAGCATCCTCGAGGGCTATAACATCCTCGTCTATGCCCATATTCCCGAACATCACATCGTCGAACTCGGCGAGACCTACATCGAAGAAGAAATCTTTGAAGGATAA
- the rfaE1 gene encoding D-glycero-beta-D-manno-heptose-7-phosphate kinase — protein MKVIVLGDIMLDHYVRGRVERISPEAPVPVIEVQNVEYRLGGAANVALNLHSLGAGVQLIGICGNDSAGIELLKQMADRNMDSAGIITLEKRPTTLKTRITAANQQIVRIDYEDKTEIPEELQDQILQILEVMLDQADALIIEDYNKGLLTGRVIKSAISLCRERGIPVAVDPKQKHFFDYLNVDIFKPNYSEMQTNLGTSFDTEEEFLAAAKHLRERIDAKYLIVTRGAKGMSIFGESIEAVHLPTCAREVFDVSGAGDTVISVLAIAYAVLRDILTAAETANHAAGVVCGKQGTAAVSPQEILESYHDRG, from the coding sequence ATGAAAGTTATCGTTCTTGGCGACATAATGCTGGATCACTATGTGCGTGGGAGAGTGGAACGCATCTCTCCCGAAGCGCCGGTGCCGGTGATTGAAGTCCAAAACGTTGAATATCGGCTTGGCGGAGCAGCAAACGTAGCTTTGAATTTGCACAGCCTCGGGGCTGGGGTTCAATTGATCGGCATCTGCGGTAATGATTCAGCCGGTATTGAACTACTCAAACAGATGGCAGACAGGAACATGGACAGTGCAGGGATTATCACTTTGGAGAAACGCCCCACCACTTTGAAGACCAGGATCACAGCGGCAAATCAACAAATTGTGCGGATCGATTATGAGGACAAGACCGAGATTCCTGAGGAGCTGCAAGATCAAATTCTGCAAATACTTGAAGTGATGCTCGACCAGGCGGATGCACTCATCATTGAAGACTACAACAAAGGCTTGCTCACCGGGCGGGTGATCAAATCCGCGATCTCTCTCTGCCGCGAAAGGGGCATTCCGGTGGCTGTCGATCCCAAACAGAAACACTTTTTTGACTATCTAAACGTGGATATTTTCAAGCCAAATTACAGCGAAATGCAAACTAATCTGGGAACCAGTTTTGACACGGAAGAGGAATTCCTCGCTGCCGCGAAGCACCTCAGGGAAAGGATCGATGCGAAATACCTGATCGTGACCCGCGGTGCCAAAGGCATGTCCATCTTTGGCGAAAGCATCGAAGCTGTCCATCTTCCCACCTGCGCCAGGGAAGTCTTTGACGTCTCAGGTGCCGGCGATACGGTGATCAGCGTCCTCGCGATTGCTTATGCGGTCTTGAGAGACATCCTCACCGCAGCGGAAACGGCAAATCACGCCGCCGGAGTGGTTTGCGGTAAACAAGGCACTGCGGCGGTGAGCCCTCAGGAGATATTGGAATCCTATCATGATCGCGGGTAA
- the folB gene encoding dihydroneopterin aldolase, translating to MIIHLNEMVFYGFHGVHDEERRLGQRFIVTAHLFTDDAGDRDILHLKDTVDYTKVFEDIKEIMESHQFHILETCANTVADKLLADYPLLTKVRICIQKPSVAIQGSLKSVEVEMTRER from the coding sequence ATGATCATCCATCTGAACGAAATGGTTTTCTATGGTTTTCACGGCGTGCACGATGAAGAACGCCGTCTCGGACAGCGCTTTATCGTTACGGCACATCTGTTTACGGACGATGCCGGCGATCGCGATATCCTCCATTTGAAAGACACCGTGGACTATACAAAGGTCTTTGAGGACATCAAAGAGATCATGGAGTCTCATCAATTTCACATTCTGGAGACCTGCGCAAACACTGTGGCGGACAAACTTTTGGCGGATTATCCTCTCCTGACCAAGGTCAGGATCTGCATCCAAAAACCCTCGGTGGCGATCCAAGGCTCGCTCAAATCCGTCGAAGTGGAGATGACGCGGGAGCGCTGA
- the rfaE2 gene encoding D-glycero-beta-D-manno-heptose 1-phosphate adenylyltransferase → MIAGKIKTWNQIQSLVAKLRAEKKSIVFSNGCFDLIHAGHVLYLQQAHTLGDVLIIGLNSDAGVRRLKGDSRPIVEQVNRAIVLAALQSVDYVVIFEEDTPYELIKLIQPDVLVKGGDWKTDQIVGADIVISRGGRVESIAFNEGLSSSNIIARIKGL, encoded by the coding sequence ATGATCGCGGGTAAGATCAAGACCTGGAATCAGATACAAAGCCTGGTCGCCAAACTGAGGGCGGAAAAAAAGAGCATCGTTTTCAGCAACGGCTGTTTCGATCTAATCCATGCCGGTCACGTGCTCTATCTTCAACAGGCACATACGCTTGGGGACGTCCTGATCATCGGGCTGAACAGCGATGCCGGCGTGCGCAGGCTCAAAGGCGATTCGCGTCCGATCGTCGAGCAGGTCAATCGTGCCATTGTTTTAGCGGCATTGCAGTCCGTGGACTATGTCGTCATCTTTGAAGAAGATACACCTTATGAACTGATCAAACTCATTCAACCGGACGTCCTTGTCAAAGGCGGAGACTGGAAAACTGATCAGATTGTGGGAGCGGACATCGTGATCTCCCGTGGCGGCAGGGTGGAAAGTATCGCGTTTAATGAAGGGCTTTCCAGCTCGAATATCATTGCTCGAATAAAGGGTCTTTGA